From Myxococcales bacterium, a single genomic window includes:
- a CDS encoding peptidylprolyl isomerase, with protein sequence MAEQVRASHILLMYAGSSRSTATRTQAQAQTEIQALKTQIDGGGDFAKLASEHSDCPSGKSGGDLGSFGRGQMVGPFEQTAFALPVGGTSGVVETDFGYHIIRRTG encoded by the coding sequence ATGGCAGAGCAAGTTCGTGCATCACACATCCTCCTCATGTACGCGGGGTCGTCGCGGTCGACGGCGACGCGCACTCAGGCGCAGGCCCAGACCGAAATTCAGGCGCTGAAGACCCAGATCGACGGCGGCGGAGACTTCGCGAAGCTCGCGAGCGAACACTCGGATTGCCCATCCGGCAAGAGCGGCGGGGATCTCGGCAGCTTCGGCCGCGGGCAGATGGTCGGCCCCTTCGAGCAGACCGCGTTTGCACTGCCGGTGGGAGGGACCAGCGGGGTCGTCGAGACCGACTTTGGGTATCACATCATTCGACGTACGGGCTGA
- a CDS encoding metalloregulator ArsR/SmtB family transcription factor yields the protein MQSVPGSETRWQLYRLLSDPVRLRLLALAALEELSVGELAELLDEAQPNVSRHAAPLRQAGLLSDRRQGTRTLMRLSEDAAKDPVVADAIEAGRRACAADGSLAKVADVIAARDAKAREFFAQPVATEILVSAELPFYLAAFAGLIDEHALAVDAGTGDGALLDLLAPIYDRVVAIDRSEAQLERARQRVQAHGYANVTLIEDHIAGDRVAAAVGEGADLVLAARVLHHAPRPKAALAELTRLARPGGKVLVIDYARHDDERMSEQQADVWLGFSEEELRGFARAAGLENVVTTRVPASLVRVGPDAHLPCLTLIGTRVKTPARDKARRATSTNTD from the coding sequence ATGCAGTCCGTCCCCGGAAGTGAGACCCGCTGGCAGCTCTACCGGCTGCTGAGTGACCCGGTGCGCTTGCGGCTGCTGGCTCTGGCCGCCCTCGAGGAGCTGTCCGTGGGGGAGCTCGCGGAGCTGCTCGACGAGGCGCAGCCCAACGTCTCCCGCCACGCCGCACCGCTGCGTCAGGCCGGGCTGCTCTCGGATCGCCGTCAGGGGACCCGTACCCTCATGCGTCTCTCCGAGGACGCGGCGAAGGATCCCGTGGTGGCGGACGCCATCGAGGCGGGCCGCCGTGCCTGCGCTGCTGACGGCAGCCTCGCGAAGGTTGCGGACGTGATCGCCGCCCGGGACGCCAAGGCCCGCGAGTTCTTCGCTCAGCCGGTCGCCACCGAGATCCTGGTGTCCGCGGAGCTTCCCTTCTACCTGGCGGCCTTCGCGGGTCTGATCGACGAGCACGCGCTCGCGGTCGACGCTGGGACCGGCGACGGTGCCCTGCTCGACCTCTTGGCGCCCATCTACGATCGCGTCGTCGCCATCGACCGCAGCGAGGCGCAGCTCGAGCGCGCCCGGCAGCGAGTGCAGGCGCATGGCTACGCGAACGTGACCTTGATCGAGGACCACATCGCGGGAGACCGAGTGGCTGCGGCCGTGGGTGAGGGGGCCGATCTGGTCCTTGCCGCGCGGGTGCTCCACCACGCTCCGCGCCCGAAGGCCGCGCTGGCCGAGCTGACGCGCCTGGCTCGGCCCGGCGGCAAGGTACTGGTCATCGACTACGCGCGGCACGACGACGAGCGCATGAGTGAACAGCAGGCGGATGTCTGGCTCGGATTTTCCGAGGAAGAGCTGCGTGGGTTTGCTCGGGCAGCCGGCCTCGAGAACGTGGTCACCACCCGCGTTCCGGCGAGCCTCGTGCGGGTGGGACCCGATGCACACCTGCCGTGCCTGACCCTGATCGGCACTCGCGTGAAGACTCCGGCTCGCGACAAGGCGCGCCGCGCAACCTCTACCAACACTGATTGA
- a CDS encoding TIGR00266 family protein codes for MGSAVAHQITHGPSFAMLAVDLVPGQILVAEAGAMVARNQHVQMAVKLNASPAAGFIATLKALVIAFIRKFIGGETFIVNHFTAPSPGRVWLAPAMSGHVAHRRMNGEKLILSTGAYLAHVGNLDINVKFGGLKGILAKEGAFWLEVSGVGELWFTSYGGIETLEIHEPFMIDNGHVVGYEGNLNMNIKRPGGGMMGLVASGEGLVCEFTGQGRVYIQSRNLGSLVSWLSPLLP; via the coding sequence ATGGGTTCGGCGGTCGCGCATCAGATCACCCACGGGCCGTCGTTTGCGATGCTCGCGGTCGATCTCGTGCCAGGACAGATCCTGGTCGCCGAGGCCGGGGCGATGGTCGCGCGCAATCAGCACGTGCAGATGGCCGTCAAGCTCAACGCCTCACCCGCTGCGGGGTTCATCGCCACGCTGAAGGCGCTGGTGATCGCCTTCATCCGCAAGTTCATCGGCGGGGAGACCTTCATCGTGAATCACTTCACCGCACCGAGCCCCGGACGGGTGTGGCTCGCGCCGGCCATGAGCGGGCACGTCGCGCACCGGCGCATGAACGGTGAAAAGCTGATCCTGTCCACCGGCGCCTACCTCGCGCACGTCGGCAATCTCGACATCAACGTCAAGTTCGGAGGACTCAAGGGCATCCTGGCCAAGGAGGGTGCGTTCTGGCTCGAGGTCAGCGGCGTCGGGGAGCTCTGGTTCACCAGCTACGGCGGCATCGAGACCTTGGAGATCCACGAGCCGTTCATGATCGATAACGGCCACGTCGTCGGCTACGAGGGCAACCTGAACATGAACATCAAACGCCCCGGCGGCGGCATGATGGGTCTGGTCGCTTCCGGCGAGGGACTCGTGTGTGAGTTCACGGGTCAGGGTCGGGTCTACATCCAGAGCCGCAATCTCGGCTCGCTGGTCAGCTGGCTCTCGCCGCTCCTGCCGTGA
- a CDS encoding FHA domain-containing protein yields the protein MAWQSGRPVDDVVNEALRRFMQGQQTAAPPPPPEQPRFPPTLIAGQSPGYPPPPPVRQPSAAPPPPAPMAPPPPPPVNPYAPTPMPPGYGPPPLHSSQTPPAPGGYGRPGAPPPFPSPQHSPQHAAPGPQSIDGPPSYPIFLYCEGERAQIMQPRFIIGRSRNASDFAINDSNVSRQHAAVEWLRGHYHVVDLGSTNGIQFQGRRVERKVIYDGDIIILAGHTLRFGKQ from the coding sequence ATGGCTTGGCAGAGCGGGCGTCCCGTGGACGATGTCGTCAACGAAGCCCTGCGGCGCTTCATGCAAGGTCAGCAAACGGCCGCCCCTCCGCCGCCGCCCGAGCAGCCGCGCTTTCCCCCGACGCTGATCGCCGGACAGTCGCCCGGTTATCCGCCGCCGCCGCCCGTGCGCCAACCCTCTGCTGCGCCACCACCTCCGGCGCCCATGGCGCCGCCGCCACCACCACCGGTGAACCCGTACGCGCCGACCCCAATGCCGCCGGGCTACGGCCCACCGCCGCTGCATTCCTCCCAGACTCCGCCCGCGCCCGGTGGCTACGGACGCCCCGGTGCGCCGCCGCCGTTTCCCTCGCCTCAGCACTCACCCCAACACGCAGCGCCTGGCCCCCAGTCCATCGATGGGCCGCCAAGCTATCCGATCTTTCTGTACTGCGAGGGTGAACGCGCTCAGATCATGCAGCCGCGCTTCATCATCGGTCGCAGCCGGAACGCCTCGGATTTCGCGATCAACGACTCGAACGTCTCGCGCCAGCACGCCGCGGTCGAGTGGCTGCGCGGGCACTACCACGTCGTGGATCTCGGCTCGACGAACGGCATCCAGTTCCAGGGCCGCCGTGTCGAACGCAAGGTCATCTACGACGGGGACATCATCATCCTCGCCGGCCACACCCTGCGCTTCGGCAAACAGTGA
- a CDS encoding TIGR00266 family protein, with translation MQIDIQYRPAHSLAKVSLEPNESVVAESGAMVGMSTNVQMQTQAGGLMSGLKRMFGGESFFRNTFSATNGPGEVLLAHSLCGDMVVLDLTAPGYFIQSSSYIASTPNVNIETKVGGFKTFFAGEGVFVLQATCQGPGQVLVGAFGGIQELVCDGSLVIDTGHLVAWDSTLTYSVGKSGSGWLASYLSGEGLVCHFQGQGRIWIQTRNPASYGQEIGSLLPPRSG, from the coding sequence ATGCAAATCGACATCCAGTATCGCCCCGCGCACTCGCTCGCCAAGGTGAGCCTCGAGCCGAACGAGTCCGTCGTAGCCGAGAGTGGCGCAATGGTGGGCATGAGCACCAACGTGCAGATGCAGACCCAGGCCGGCGGCCTGATGAGCGGGCTCAAGCGCATGTTCGGCGGTGAGAGTTTCTTCCGCAACACCTTCTCGGCGACGAATGGCCCGGGTGAAGTGCTGCTCGCGCACTCGTTGTGCGGCGACATGGTCGTGCTCGACCTGACCGCGCCGGGATATTTCATCCAGAGCTCGAGCTACATCGCCTCGACACCGAACGTGAACATCGAGACCAAGGTCGGCGGGTTCAAGACGTTCTTTGCTGGGGAAGGCGTGTTCGTGCTCCAGGCAACGTGCCAAGGCCCGGGACAGGTCCTGGTTGGTGCCTTCGGTGGCATCCAGGAGCTCGTGTGCGACGGCAGCCTGGTCATCGACACCGGTCACCTGGTGGCCTGGGATTCGACCCTCACCTACAGCGTTGGCAAGAGCGGCAGCGGTTGGCTCGCGTCGTATCTCTCCGGCGAAGGACTGGTCTGCCACTTCCAGGGGCAGGGGCGGATCTGGATCCAGACGCGCAACCCAGCGAGCTACGGCCAAGAGATCGGCTCGCTCCTACCCCCGCGCTCGGGTTGA
- a CDS encoding TIGR00266 family protein, giving the protein MQYDILEKPDFSLVRVHFHQPGEQLLVESAAMVAKHSALEMRTQMQGGLLGAAKRKLLGGESVFQNTFTATAPGQELWFAPGPEGDLDVVEMDGRTPIFLSSGAFLASAPTVQLDTKWGGAKGFFSGTGMFLLVAQGTGPLFFCAYGGIHAVDVGPAGYICDTSHIVGFTGGLEYTVNKVGGMKSLFFSGEGLVCNFRGQGRLWISTRNPSGLVSFVQPFRRVQSG; this is encoded by the coding sequence ATGCAGTACGACATCCTCGAGAAGCCGGACTTCAGCCTGGTCCGCGTTCACTTCCACCAGCCGGGCGAGCAGCTCTTGGTCGAGAGCGCCGCCATGGTCGCCAAACACAGCGCACTGGAAATGCGAACCCAGATGCAAGGAGGGTTACTCGGTGCGGCGAAGCGCAAGCTGCTCGGAGGCGAGAGTGTGTTTCAGAACACGTTCACGGCGACGGCACCGGGACAGGAGCTGTGGTTCGCTCCAGGGCCCGAGGGGGATCTCGACGTGGTCGAGATGGACGGTCGTACGCCGATCTTTCTCTCGTCGGGAGCTTTTTTGGCGAGCGCGCCGACGGTACAGCTCGACACCAAGTGGGGCGGCGCAAAGGGGTTCTTCAGCGGCACCGGCATGTTTCTCTTGGTCGCGCAGGGCACGGGCCCGCTCTTCTTCTGCGCCTACGGAGGCATCCACGCCGTCGACGTCGGCCCCGCCGGTTACATCTGCGACACCTCGCACATCGTCGGCTTCACCGGCGGCCTCGAGTACACCGTGAACAAGGTCGGCGGCATGAAGAGCCTGTTCTTCAGCGGCGAAGGCCTGGTGTGCAACTTCCGAGGACAAGGACGCCTGTGGATCAGCACCCGCAACCCGTCGGGTCTCGTCAGCTTCGTTCAACCGTTCCGGCGTGTGCAGAGCGGCTGA
- a CDS encoding PilZ domain-containing protein, whose product MERRSQRYTVWLPVRVEELEEGMAVSHNVSGRGMLLVTATTLEVGAPVHIVVQFPPEGEQERTVTGRVVRVERNKDDPEGIWPHRIAVQFDEPVADIEKALASLAETGIAKVQR is encoded by the coding sequence GTGGAGCGCCGCTCACAGCGATACACCGTATGGCTTCCGGTGCGGGTCGAAGAGCTCGAAGAGGGCATGGCCGTCAGCCACAACGTCAGCGGGCGCGGCATGCTGCTGGTCACGGCCACCACGCTCGAGGTGGGTGCACCCGTCCACATTGTCGTGCAGTTCCCACCCGAAGGCGAGCAGGAGCGCACCGTGACCGGTCGCGTCGTGCGGGTCGAACGTAACAAAGACGATCCGGAAGGCATCTGGCCGCATCGCATCGCGGTGCAGTTCGACGAGCCCGTCGCCGACATCGAGAAGGCGCTCGCGAGCTTGGCAGAGACCGGCATCGCGAAGGTTCAGCGCTGA
- a CDS encoding HAD-IG family 5'-nucleotidase: MSDDSALPAPERRIYCNRTLNLRSIRAVGFDMDYTLVHYKTEVWERRAWERARARLLERGWPVGELSFDPGFVILGLILDLELGNVVKATRFGYVTRAHHGTRLVDFDEQRQRYSRVLVDLKEPRWVFLNTLFSLSEALLFAQCVDLLDKGALDARLNYAELYAIVRGSIDRTHTEGDLKAEIAKDPDRFVELDPDLPACLLDLKQSGKKLLLVTNSEWSYTTAMMRYALDPYLPNGMTWRELFDVTVVAARKPEFFTARAPMFEVVDESGLLRPLNEGMQAGSAYLGGNALILEQHLRLEPEEILYVGDHLYSDVRVTKDLLRWRTALVVRDIEKEIKDVEAFRPKQNVLSGLMAEKERAEHEHSTARLALERIEQHGASADPIPLRARLHAAKDQLAALDGRIAPLAEEAGSLFNPRWGLLMRAGLDKSYLARQLERYADAYTSRVSNFGAYTPYVYLRAPRVSLPHDADA, from the coding sequence CGGAGCGGCGGATCTACTGCAACCGCACGCTGAACTTGCGCTCGATCCGCGCGGTCGGTTTCGACATGGACTACACACTGGTCCACTACAAGACCGAGGTCTGGGAGCGCCGCGCATGGGAGCGCGCCCGTGCGCGGCTGCTGGAGCGGGGCTGGCCCGTCGGAGAGCTGTCGTTCGACCCCGGCTTCGTGATCCTGGGGCTCATCCTCGATCTCGAGCTCGGCAATGTGGTGAAGGCCACGCGCTTCGGCTACGTGACCCGCGCCCACCACGGTACCCGACTCGTCGATTTCGATGAGCAGCGCCAAAGGTACTCGCGCGTCCTGGTGGACCTCAAGGAGCCCCGCTGGGTCTTCTTGAACACACTCTTCTCGCTGTCCGAAGCGCTCCTGTTCGCGCAATGCGTGGATCTACTCGACAAGGGTGCGCTCGATGCCCGCCTCAATTACGCCGAGCTCTACGCGATCGTCCGTGGCAGCATCGATCGCACGCACACCGAAGGTGATCTGAAGGCCGAAATCGCCAAGGACCCCGATCGCTTCGTCGAGCTCGATCCGGACCTACCCGCGTGCCTGCTCGATCTGAAACAGTCGGGCAAAAAACTGCTCCTCGTGACAAACTCCGAGTGGTCCTACACCACCGCCATGATGCGCTACGCGCTCGACCCGTACCTTCCGAACGGGATGACCTGGCGGGAGCTGTTCGACGTGACGGTGGTGGCGGCGCGTAAGCCCGAGTTCTTCACGGCGCGCGCGCCGATGTTCGAGGTCGTGGACGAGAGTGGGCTCCTCAGACCGCTGAACGAGGGAATGCAAGCCGGGTCTGCATACCTGGGTGGCAACGCCCTCATCCTCGAGCAGCACCTGAGACTCGAGCCGGAGGAAATCCTCTACGTGGGGGACCACCTCTACTCGGACGTCCGCGTCACCAAAGATCTGCTCCGCTGGCGGACGGCGCTGGTCGTGCGAGACATCGAGAAAGAGATCAAGGACGTCGAGGCGTTTCGGCCGAAACAGAACGTGCTCTCGGGTTTGATGGCGGAGAAGGAACGGGCCGAGCACGAACACTCGACCGCCCGCCTGGCCCTCGAGCGCATCGAGCAGCACGGGGCGTCGGCAGACCCAATCCCCCTGCGCGCGCGGCTGCACGCCGCCAAAGACCAGCTCGCCGCCCTCGACGGCCGCATCGCGCCGCTGGCCGAAGAGGCGGGCTCGCTATTCAACCCCCGCTGGGGGCTCTTGATGCGGGCTGGCCTCGACAAGAGTTATCTCGCGCGGCAGCTCGAACGCTACGCCGACGCCTACACCTCGCGGGTGTCCAATTTCGGCGCGTACACTCCGTACGTCTACCTGCGCGCGCCGCGGGTCAGCCTGCCCCACGACGCGGACGCATGA
- a CDS encoding class I SAM-dependent methyltransferase has product MEMSTDRARWDHRHADERDLPTRAPDPFVVEVLDSLGEGAERRALDLACGTGRHALLAAERGFCTAAWDVSAVGLEITAARARERGLAVETREIDLSLPLPGAEPFDLIIVVDFLDRRLFAELHTWLRPGASAVLATFSEDWPEPHPSPRFRLERGELARGLPVLDTVRSIEIGGRAGLWARAPGRPRPGGA; this is encoded by the coding sequence ATGGAAATGTCCACCGACCGCGCCCGCTGGGACCATCGCCACGCCGACGAACGCGATCTCCCAACGCGCGCACCCGATCCCTTCGTGGTCGAGGTCCTCGACAGCCTCGGCGAAGGAGCCGAGCGGCGCGCCCTCGATCTCGCGTGCGGAACCGGGCGTCACGCTTTGCTCGCAGCCGAGCGGGGCTTTTGCACCGCTGCCTGGGACGTGAGCGCGGTGGGCCTGGAAATCACCGCTGCGCGTGCCCGCGAGCGGGGCCTCGCGGTCGAGACTCGAGAAATTGATCTGAGCTTGCCCCTGCCCGGCGCGGAGCCATTCGACCTGATCATCGTCGTCGACTTTCTGGACCGCCGGCTCTTCGCTGAGCTCCACACGTGGCTTCGCCCCGGCGCGAGCGCGGTGCTCGCGACGTTCAGCGAGGATTGGCCCGAGCCGCACCCGAGCCCGCGTTTCCGCCTCGAACGCGGGGAGCTCGCGCGGGGCCTTCCGGTCCTGGATACCGTGCGTTCCATCGAGATTGGTGGCCGCGCCGGGCTCTGGGCCCGCGCTCCGGGAAGACCTCGCCCGGGCGGGGCGTAA
- a CDS encoding adenosylhomocysteinase, with product MTQSVSVTSTGKTTDKKDFFVKDLSLADWGRKEITVAEHEMPGLMATREKYGPKQPLKGARVAGSLHMTIQTAVLIETLKDLGADVRWASCNIFSTQDHAAAAIAAVGTPVFAFKGESLDEYWDFTYRALTWPDGKGPQLIVDDGGDATLLIHRGYYAEKNPALLDEPTDNHELQIINKLLKRVAKEDPKHWHKVVADLVGVSEETTTGVHRLYQMQEKGELLVPAINVNDSVTKSKFDNVYGCRESLVDGIKRATDVMVAGKVAMVCGFGDVGKGCAEALRGHRAQVWVSEIDPICALQACMAGYKVVPVEDALSQVDIFVTATGCCDIITADHMAKMKDQAIVCNIGHFDDEIQVAKLLAYPGVKRTNIKPQVDMFTFPDGHSIYLLAEGRLVNLGCATGHPSFVMSNSFTNQTLAQIDLWVEKRAVGVYTLPKKLDEEVARLHLAKLGAKLSTLSAKQSEYLGIPAEGPFKPEHYRY from the coding sequence ATGACTCAAAGCGTTTCGGTCACCAGCACCGGCAAGACCACCGACAAAAAAGACTTCTTCGTGAAGGACCTCTCGCTCGCGGACTGGGGCCGCAAGGAGATCACCGTTGCCGAGCACGAGATGCCCGGCCTGATGGCGACCCGCGAGAAGTACGGCCCGAAGCAGCCGCTCAAGGGCGCGCGGGTGGCTGGCTCGCTGCACATGACGATCCAGACCGCGGTCTTGATCGAGACGCTGAAGGATCTGGGCGCCGACGTGCGCTGGGCTTCCTGCAACATCTTCTCGACCCAGGATCACGCCGCGGCCGCCATCGCCGCCGTCGGCACGCCGGTGTTCGCGTTCAAGGGCGAGAGCCTCGACGAGTACTGGGACTTCACCTATCGCGCGCTGACCTGGCCGGACGGCAAGGGCCCGCAGCTCATCGTCGACGACGGTGGTGACGCAACGCTGCTGATCCACCGCGGCTACTACGCCGAGAAGAACCCGGCGCTGCTCGACGAGCCGACGGACAACCACGAGCTGCAGATCATCAACAAACTGTTGAAGCGCGTGGCCAAGGAAGACCCCAAACACTGGCACAAGGTCGTGGCGGATCTGGTGGGTGTCTCCGAGGAGACCACCACCGGCGTGCACCGGCTGTACCAGATGCAGGAGAAGGGTGAGCTTCTGGTGCCGGCGATCAACGTCAACGACTCGGTGACCAAGAGCAAGTTCGACAACGTGTACGGCTGCCGCGAGTCACTCGTCGACGGCATCAAGCGTGCGACGGACGTGATGGTCGCCGGCAAGGTCGCCATGGTCTGCGGCTTCGGCGACGTGGGCAAGGGCTGCGCCGAGGCGCTGCGCGGTCATCGCGCCCAGGTCTGGGTGAGCGAGATCGATCCGATCTGCGCGCTGCAGGCCTGCATGGCCGGATACAAGGTGGTCCCGGTGGAGGACGCTCTGTCGCAGGTGGACATCTTCGTCACCGCGACCGGCTGCTGCGACATCATCACCGCCGACCACATGGCCAAGATGAAAGACCAGGCCATCGTCTGCAACATCGGCCACTTCGACGACGAGATCCAGGTGGCGAAGCTGCTCGCTTACCCCGGCGTCAAGCGCACCAACATCAAGCCGCAGGTGGACATGTTCACCTTCCCCGACGGCCACTCGATCTACCTGTTGGCCGAGGGCCGGCTGGTGAATCTGGGTTGTGCCACGGGTCACCCGAGCTTCGTGATGAGCAACTCGTTCACGAACCAGACGCTGGCGCAGATCGATCTCTGGGTCGAGAAGCGCGCCGTGGGGGTCTACACCCTGCCGAAGAAGCTGGACGAGGAGGTGGCGCGCCTGCACCTGGCCAAGCTCGGGGCGAAGCTCTCGACCCTGAGCGCGAAGCAGTCCGAGTACCTCGGGATCCCGGCCGAAGGCCCGTTCAAGCCCGAGCACTACCGCTACTGA
- a CDS encoding putative metal-binding motif-containing protein — MKVRHGGFGGVLGFALVALAVGAACGSNSNEGKLCNLGDSRSCLGPADCKGTQSCIKNGLAFGPCSCGSNTGGAAGMAGSGGGGVGGVGGTSTGGTGNVPACTPTGTDADGDCFGEADGDCDDKDPNVNPGAVDYAGNGVDEDCSGTADDFAPCDSTVTSVADPDPLNGARALGVCQTATLQDKKWGVIQAKWVMADGKTGMNDKSHGLLPSFGTNVLPREGSRVLALSSGTAREAGDADYQPVSGASMGTKGQAPPGFPIDSPTCKVITEKDKTTNDPAALELSIRVPSNAKSLLVDFNYYTYEFPQYVCTKYNDFFVALQFPAPKNAQSGNIAFDGEGNPVSVNNAYLRACKAQSAGGKQFDCPLGVGLLDKTGFDQSAATGWLVTQSPVTPRSIVTLRFAIWDMGDAVLDSTVLLDNLRFSPDEVTQAATNPAP, encoded by the coding sequence ATGAAGGTGCGACACGGCGGGTTCGGTGGTGTGTTGGGGTTTGCTCTCGTGGCGCTCGCTGTCGGCGCGGCCTGCGGTTCGAACAGCAACGAAGGCAAGCTCTGCAACCTGGGGGACTCTCGTTCCTGTCTCGGTCCAGCGGACTGCAAGGGTACGCAGAGCTGCATCAAGAACGGTCTCGCGTTCGGGCCGTGTTCGTGTGGCTCGAACACCGGCGGCGCTGCGGGCATGGCCGGTTCCGGCGGAGGAGGTGTCGGGGGTGTCGGCGGTACCTCGACTGGCGGGACGGGCAACGTGCCGGCCTGCACGCCCACCGGCACGGACGCCGATGGGGACTGCTTCGGTGAGGCGGATGGAGATTGTGACGACAAGGATCCGAACGTGAACCCCGGCGCCGTCGACTACGCTGGCAACGGTGTCGATGAAGATTGCTCGGGCACGGCGGACGACTTCGCACCTTGCGACAGCACCGTGACCAGCGTCGCCGATCCCGACCCGCTGAACGGCGCTCGCGCGCTCGGCGTGTGTCAGACGGCGACGCTGCAGGACAAGAAGTGGGGGGTGATCCAGGCCAAATGGGTGATGGCGGACGGCAAAACCGGCATGAACGACAAGTCCCATGGCCTCTTGCCGAGCTTCGGCACGAACGTGTTGCCTCGAGAGGGCTCACGCGTGCTCGCGCTCTCGAGCGGCACCGCGCGTGAGGCCGGGGATGCGGACTACCAACCCGTGAGTGGCGCATCGATGGGGACCAAAGGCCAGGCGCCGCCCGGCTTCCCCATCGACTCACCGACCTGCAAGGTGATCACCGAGAAGGACAAGACCACGAACGACCCCGCCGCGCTCGAGCTCTCGATTCGGGTGCCAAGCAACGCCAAGAGTCTGCTGGTCGACTTCAACTACTACACGTACGAGTTTCCGCAGTACGTCTGCACCAAGTACAACGACTTCTTCGTTGCGCTGCAGTTCCCGGCGCCCAAGAACGCGCAGTCGGGCAACATCGCCTTCGACGGCGAAGGCAACCCAGTGAGTGTCAACAACGCCTACTTGAGAGCGTGCAAGGCGCAGAGCGCCGGAGGCAAACAGTTCGACTGTCCGCTCGGCGTAGGTTTGCTCGACAAGACGGGCTTCGATCAGAGCGCCGCGACGGGCTGGCTCGTCACACAATCGCCGGTGACACCCCGCAGCATCGTCACATTGCGCTTTGCGATCTGGGACATGGGCGACGCGGTGCTCGACTCCACGGTCCTCCTCGACAACCTCCGATTCTCCCCGGACGAAGTGACACAGGCCGCGACGAACCCGGCGCCCTGA